One genomic window of Thermococcus sp. includes the following:
- the rfbC gene encoding dTDP-4-dehydrorhamnose 3,5-epimerase — translation MPFEFKRLEIPDVILIKPRVFEDERGFFMETYKKSDFEKAGIKGEFVQDNHSRSKYGVLRGLHFQREPYAQAKIVRCIKGVIYDVAVDLRKNSPTFGKYIGAILSEYNKHQLYIPRGFAHGFLVLSDVAEVVYKVDNVYAPDYEGGLIWNDPDVGIKWPIAEPVVSGKDMKWPTLREVVERGWVF, via the coding sequence ATGCCATTTGAGTTCAAACGTTTGGAAATTCCGGATGTGATTTTGATAAAGCCCAGAGTATTTGAGGACGAGCGGGGCTTCTTCATGGAAACCTACAAGAAGTCGGATTTTGAAAAGGCCGGAATAAAGGGGGAGTTCGTCCAGGATAACCACTCACGTTCAAAGTACGGCGTTCTTAGAGGATTGCATTTTCAGAGAGAACCTTACGCACAGGCGAAGATCGTTCGCTGTATCAAGGGGGTCATCTATGATGTGGCCGTGGACTTGAGGAAAAACTCCCCAACTTTTGGGAAATATATTGGTGCTATTCTTTCAGAGTACAACAAACACCAGCTCTACATCCCGCGGGGCTTTGCCCACGGGTTTTTGGTTTTAAGCGACGTTGCAGAGGTGGTTTACAAGGTGGACAACGTCTATGCTCCTGATTATGAAGGGGGATTAATCTGGAATGATCCAGACGTAGGAATTAAGTGGCCCATTGCCGAGCCGGTAGTTTCTGGGAAGGACATGAAGTGGCCGACGCTGAGGGAAGTGGTTGAGAGGGGCTGGGTTTTCTGA
- a CDS encoding glucose-1-phosphate thymidylyltransferase, which translates to MKALILSGGHGARLRPLTYSQQKQLIPVANKPVLFYAIEDVIEAGIHEIGIIVGPNAEQVKKTVLSREWDAEIEFIHQGEPKGLAHAILVAKEYLGDDDFVMYLGDNILREGIVRHLEHFKRGEFDASILLCEAPNPQQFGVAELNEDGRTIKRLIEKPKVPPSNLALVGIYFFKPVVHEAVANIKPSWRNELEITDAIQWLIDHGYRVGWTKVEHWWKDTGKPEDILDANRLILDDIETDIRIHTNARIHGRVVIGEGTVIDEDTVIKGPVVIGKNVRITNSYIGPYTSIGDNVVIENTEIEDSIVLEGSEIRNAGRIVESLIGRGVKIMNSDNHPLGRKLVVGDNSQLIL; encoded by the coding sequence ATGAAGGCCCTCATTCTATCGGGAGGTCACGGGGCGAGATTAAGGCCTTTAACGTACTCACAGCAGAAGCAGCTGATTCCGGTTGCGAACAAGCCGGTTCTGTTCTACGCCATCGAGGACGTTATCGAGGCCGGCATCCATGAGATCGGGATTATAGTGGGCCCCAACGCGGAGCAGGTGAAGAAGACGGTTCTGAGCAGGGAATGGGACGCTGAGATAGAGTTCATCCACCAGGGCGAGCCGAAGGGGCTGGCGCATGCCATCCTCGTGGCTAAGGAGTATCTCGGCGATGATGACTTTGTGATGTACCTCGGTGACAATATCCTCAGGGAGGGGATTGTGAGGCACTTAGAGCACTTCAAGAGGGGGGAATTTGATGCAAGCATTTTGCTCTGTGAGGCCCCAAATCCCCAGCAGTTCGGTGTGGCCGAGCTTAACGAGGATGGGAGGACGATCAAGCGCTTAATTGAAAAGCCCAAAGTCCCTCCGAGCAACTTAGCTTTGGTTGGGATTTACTTCTTTAAACCGGTGGTCCATGAGGCCGTTGCGAACATAAAGCCCTCATGGAGAAACGAGCTTGAGATTACGGACGCCATACAGTGGCTCATCGACCACGGCTACCGCGTTGGATGGACGAAGGTCGAACACTGGTGGAAGGACACGGGGAAGCCCGAGGACATTCTGGACGCCAACAGGCTCATTCTGGACGATATTGAGACCGACATCCGGATACACACCAACGCCCGCATCCACGGGAGGGTCGTCATCGGCGAGGGAACTGTGATAGACGAGGATACCGTCATCAAAGGCCCGGTGGTCATCGGGAAGAACGTCAGGATAACGAACTCCTACATAGGCCCCTACACGAGCATCGGCGACAACGTCGTCATTGAGAACACCGAAATAGAGGACTCCATAGTGCTGGAGGGGAGCGAGATAAGGAACGCCGGCAGGATAGTGGAGAGCCTGATAGGGAGGGGGGTTAAGATAATGAACTCCGACAACCATCCCCTCGGAAGGAAGCTCGTTGTGGGGGATAATTCCCAGTTGATCCTGTGA
- the rfbB gene encoding dTDP-glucose 4,6-dehydratase, producing the protein MRLLVTGGAGFIGSNFIRYILEKHPDWEVINLDKLGYGSNLANLKDIEDDERYTFVKGNINDFELVSKLIKEVDAVINFAAESHVDRSISNPHAFIESNVLGVYTVLEAIRKVNPEVRLVHVSTDEVYGDIEEGSFTEEDRLMPSSPYSASKAAGDMLVLGHARTYNLNASITRCTNNYGPYQFPEKLIPKTVIRANMGLKIPIYGTGQNVRDWLYVEDHVRAIEAVLEKGERREVYNISAGDEKTNLEVVKTILRLMDKDEELIEFVEDRPGHDLRYSLDSLKIREQLSWRPKHSFDEGIKKTVEWYLNNGWWWKPLIDEKVLHPTPWKLRW; encoded by the coding sequence ATGAGGCTTCTGGTGACAGGAGGAGCGGGGTTCATAGGGAGCAACTTCATCCGCTATATCCTGGAAAAGCATCCCGATTGGGAGGTCATAAACTTAGACAAGCTCGGCTATGGGTCAAACCTGGCGAATCTGAAGGATATTGAGGATGACGAGAGGTATACGTTCGTTAAGGGGAATATAAATGATTTTGAGCTTGTTTCAAAGCTCATTAAAGAAGTTGATGCAGTGATTAACTTTGCAGCAGAGAGCCATGTGGACAGGAGCATCTCAAACCCCCACGCCTTCATTGAGAGCAACGTTCTTGGTGTGTATACGGTACTTGAAGCGATAAGAAAAGTTAATCCTGAGGTGCGCCTGGTTCACGTCAGCACGGATGAGGTGTATGGCGACATAGAGGAAGGCTCCTTTACCGAGGAGGACAGATTGATGCCTTCCTCTCCCTATTCGGCGAGCAAAGCGGCCGGGGATATGCTGGTTTTGGGGCATGCGAGGACCTACAATTTAAACGCTTCAATAACGAGGTGCACCAACAACTATGGGCCCTACCAGTTCCCCGAGAAGCTCATCCCAAAAACAGTAATAAGGGCAAATATGGGGCTTAAGATTCCCATATACGGCACGGGCCAGAACGTCAGGGACTGGCTCTATGTTGAAGACCACGTGAGGGCAATTGAAGCCGTTCTGGAGAAGGGCGAGAGGAGGGAGGTGTACAACATCTCAGCTGGGGATGAGAAGACAAACCTCGAAGTTGTGAAAACCATCTTAAGGCTCATGGACAAGGACGAGGAGTTAATAGAGTTCGTCGAGGACAGGCCAGGCCACGACCTGCGCTATAGTTTAGACTCTTTGAAGATCAGGGAACAGCTCAGCTGGAGACCGAAGCACAGCTTTGATGAGGGAATCAAGAAGACGGTCGAGTGGTATCTAAACAACGGGTGGTGGTGGAAGCCTTTGATTGACGAGAAGGTTCTCCATCCGACGCCCTGGAAGCTGAGGTGGTAA